One Halobacterium zhouii genomic region harbors:
- the radB gene encoding DNA repair and recombination protein RadB, with product MSDETHLPTGCGALDDLLGGGVERGTVTQVYGPPGAGKTNVALSAAVETAAAGGTAVYIDTEGLSVERFDQVLSARADDVESASSRIVLSDAHDFEEQAEAVRDAAEFAERADLIVLDSATGFYRLERDDDDEGDALRRVANQVTHLLSLARKHDLAVVLTNQVFTDVSADSDRARPLGGHTLTHWTGAVVRVERFRGGNRRATLEKHRARPEGEHARFEITGTGIEDARNA from the coding sequence GTGAGCGACGAAACCCACCTCCCGACGGGCTGTGGCGCACTCGACGACCTCCTGGGTGGAGGCGTCGAACGCGGCACCGTCACGCAGGTGTACGGGCCGCCGGGCGCCGGGAAGACGAACGTCGCGCTGTCCGCGGCCGTCGAGACCGCCGCGGCGGGCGGTACCGCGGTGTACATCGACACCGAGGGGTTGTCGGTCGAGCGCTTCGACCAAGTGCTCTCGGCGCGCGCCGACGACGTCGAGAGCGCGTCCTCTCGCATCGTGCTCTCGGACGCCCACGACTTCGAAGAGCAGGCCGAGGCCGTCCGCGACGCCGCGGAGTTCGCGGAGCGCGCGGACCTCATCGTGCTCGACTCCGCGACCGGCTTCTACCGACTGGAGCGCGACGACGACGACGAGGGCGACGCGCTGCGCCGCGTCGCGAACCAGGTCACCCACCTGCTCTCGCTCGCGCGTAAACACGACCTCGCGGTCGTCCTGACCAATCAGGTGTTCACGGACGTGAGCGCCGACAGTGACCGCGCGCGGCCGCTCGGCGGCCACACGCTGACCCACTGGACGGGCGCCGTGGTGCGCGTCGAGCGCTTCCGCGGCGGCAACCGCCGCGCCACGCTCGAGAAACACCGCGCCCGGCCGGAGGGCGAACACGCCCGCTTCGAGATAACGGGCACCGGCATCGAGGACGCGCGCAACGCTTGA
- the pyrF gene encoding orotidine-5'-phosphate decarboxylase, with translation MSFFDDIAKRIEAADTVLSVGLDPDLDRLPDDVLEHDLPRWAFNRRIIDATHEHAAVFKPNAAFYEDSAGWRSLRETVAYAHGKGVPVLLDAKRADIGNTARQYAKILDHVDAITANPYLGEDSLQPFLSREDAGVFVLCRTSNPGGMDFQHLELAAYDRRLYEHVAERAAGWNEEYGNVGLVVGATAPDELEAIRERVPELPFLVPGVGAQGGDVEAAIEYGLNDEGVGLVNSTRGIIFSSEGSPEWERAAGEAARRLKERLNEHR, from the coding sequence ATGAGCTTCTTCGACGACATCGCAAAGCGCATCGAGGCCGCGGACACCGTCCTCAGCGTCGGCCTCGACCCGGATCTCGACAGGCTTCCGGACGACGTACTCGAGCACGACCTGCCGCGGTGGGCGTTCAACCGCCGCATCATCGACGCGACCCACGAGCACGCCGCGGTGTTCAAGCCGAACGCTGCGTTCTACGAGGACTCTGCTGGGTGGCGGTCGCTCCGGGAGACGGTGGCGTACGCTCACGGGAAGGGCGTGCCCGTGTTGCTGGACGCGAAGCGCGCGGACATCGGGAACACGGCCCGGCAGTACGCGAAGATTCTGGACCACGTAGACGCCATCACCGCGAACCCCTACCTCGGCGAGGACTCCCTCCAGCCGTTCCTCTCCCGTGAGGACGCGGGGGTGTTCGTGCTCTGTCGGACGTCGAACCCGGGCGGAATGGACTTCCAGCACCTCGAACTCGCGGCGTACGACCGACGCCTCTACGAGCACGTCGCGGAGCGCGCGGCGGGGTGGAACGAGGAGTACGGGAACGTCGGCCTCGTCGTCGGCGCGACCGCGCCCGACGAACTCGAAGCCATCCGCGAGCGCGTCCCCGAACTTCCGTTCCTGGTGCCGGGCGTCGGCGCCCAGGGCGGAGACGTCGAGGCTGCCATCGAGTACGGCCTGAACGACGAGGGCGTCGGCCTGGTGAACTCCACGCGGGGTATCATCTTCTCTAGTGAGGGCTCCCCCGAGTGGGAGCGTGCGGCGGGCGAGGCGGCGCGACGACTGAAGGAGCGCCTGAACGAACACCGGTAG
- a CDS encoding GTPBP1 family GTP-binding protein — protein MSRDRSQLLTAIERGEREGGSVEFKERLSKDVHLSDGRLESLTAQLRHRVLSGDGEAEYVVGVTDEGGIAGVSRDVFSESMDVLSLLAEEAGAHIDDVQTWGTDEGGLVGVATLRDGAALTPDDDHIIVGTAGHVDHGKSTLVGSLVTGDADDGDGGTRGFLDVQPHEVERGLSADLSYGVYGFDDDGPLRVRNPDRKDERAAVVENADRVVSFVDTVGHEPWLSTTIRGLVGQKLDYGLLTVAADDGPTKTTREHLGVLLATDLPSMVAITKTDLVSEERAMEVTREVERLLRDVGRTPLPVARHGVDVAVEEIGDNVVPVVQTSAVSMEGLDVLDELFERLPKTAAAGGEFRMYVDRTYKVTGVGAVASGTVKSGTVEAGDELVLGPFPDGEFRDVEVRSIEMHYHRVDHAEAGQIVGIALKGVREQDVERGMVLLPKGSDPTPVREFEAEVMVLNHPTRIDAGYEPVVHLETVGEAARFDPADGQLLPGDTGETSVRFKFRPYLVEEGQRFVFREGSSKGVGTVTNVPE, from the coding sequence ATGAGCCGCGACCGGTCCCAACTGCTCACCGCCATCGAGCGCGGCGAGCGGGAGGGCGGGAGCGTGGAGTTCAAGGAACGGCTCTCGAAGGACGTCCACCTCTCTGACGGGCGACTGGAGAGTCTGACCGCACAGCTCCGTCACCGCGTGTTGTCGGGCGACGGCGAGGCCGAGTACGTGGTCGGCGTCACCGACGAGGGCGGCATCGCTGGCGTCTCGCGGGACGTGTTCTCCGAGTCGATGGACGTCCTGAGCCTGCTCGCCGAGGAGGCGGGCGCGCACATCGACGACGTGCAGACGTGGGGGACCGACGAAGGAGGACTGGTCGGCGTCGCCACGCTCCGCGACGGCGCGGCGCTGACGCCCGACGACGACCACATCATCGTCGGGACGGCGGGGCACGTCGACCACGGGAAGTCGACGCTCGTCGGGAGCCTCGTCACCGGCGACGCGGACGACGGCGACGGCGGTACGCGAGGATTCCTCGACGTCCAGCCACACGAGGTCGAGCGGGGTCTCTCCGCGGACCTCTCGTACGGCGTCTACGGCTTCGACGACGACGGTCCGCTCCGGGTGCGCAACCCGGACCGGAAGGACGAGCGCGCGGCGGTCGTGGAGAACGCCGACCGCGTCGTGTCGTTCGTCGACACGGTCGGCCACGAACCGTGGCTCTCGACGACCATCCGCGGCCTGGTCGGGCAGAAACTCGACTACGGCCTGCTCACGGTCGCGGCGGACGACGGCCCGACGAAGACCACTCGGGAGCATCTCGGCGTGCTGTTGGCGACGGACCTCCCCTCGATGGTCGCCATCACGAAGACGGACCTCGTGAGCGAGGAGCGCGCGATGGAGGTGACCCGGGAGGTGGAGCGACTGCTCCGGGACGTCGGCCGCACGCCGCTCCCGGTCGCCCGCCACGGCGTCGACGTGGCGGTCGAGGAGATCGGCGACAACGTCGTGCCGGTCGTCCAGACGAGCGCGGTGTCGATGGAGGGACTGGACGTGCTCGACGAGTTGTTCGAGCGCCTCCCGAAGACCGCGGCGGCGGGCGGCGAGTTCCGGATGTACGTCGACCGCACGTACAAGGTGACGGGCGTCGGCGCCGTCGCCTCGGGCACCGTGAAATCTGGCACCGTCGAGGCGGGCGACGAACTCGTCCTCGGGCCGTTCCCGGACGGCGAGTTCCGCGACGTGGAGGTGCGCAGCATCGAGATGCACTACCACCGCGTGGACCACGCGGAGGCCGGCCAGATTGTCGGTATCGCGCTGAAGGGCGTCCGCGAGCAGGACGTAGAGCGCGGGATGGTGCTCCTGCCGAAGGGGAGCGACCCGACCCCGGTGCGGGAGTTCGAGGCGGAGGTGATGGTGTTGAACCATCCGACGCGCATCGACGCGGGATACGAACCCGTGGTCCACCTCGAGACCGTCGGGGAGGCCGCCCGCTTCGACCCCGCGGACGGCCAGTTGCTCCCCGGCGACACCGGTGAGACCAGCGTCCGGTTCAAGTTCCGGCCGTACCTCGTCGAGGAGGGCCAGCGTTTCGTCTTCCGTGAGGGGTCGAGCAAGGGCGTCGGCACGGTGACGAACGTCCCCGAGTAG
- a CDS encoding DUF2240 family protein, which yields MSLRVAVAAPFKQKGKSRIPEQSFVVTLSLDRDWMSPDQAKRLLDVATSEGLVERVDGELEAGFDPDDVTIPEEFEPDDSLFHERSAFERVLDALVSADHDRQQAVASVNELQQKLGVNADAAAVVYARREGVDVDGAAEKAREELY from the coding sequence ATGAGCCTCCGGGTCGCCGTCGCCGCGCCGTTCAAGCAGAAGGGCAAGTCCCGCATCCCCGAGCAGTCCTTCGTCGTCACGCTCTCTCTGGACCGGGACTGGATGAGTCCCGACCAGGCCAAGCGCCTGCTCGACGTGGCGACGAGCGAGGGCCTCGTGGAGCGCGTGGACGGCGAACTCGAAGCCGGCTTCGACCCGGACGACGTGACGATTCCCGAGGAGTTCGAACCCGACGATTCGCTGTTCCACGAGCGCTCGGCGTTCGAGCGCGTGCTCGACGCGCTGGTTTCGGCGGACCACGACCGCCAGCAGGCCGTCGCGTCCGTGAACGAACTCCAGCAGAAACTCGGCGTGAACGCCGACGCCGCCGCCGTGGTGTACGCGCGCCGGGAGGGGGTCGACGTCGACGGCGCCGCGGAGAAAGCCAGGGAGGAACTGTACTGA
- a CDS encoding 30S ribosomal protein S8e has protein sequence MQNQGRSKRTKTGARVRPHSKKKKSELGRLPTETTVGEPRFRVVDSRGEGTKVRALSTNVANVSDGEETVHATIQDVTENEANPNYARRNIITKGAVIVTTEGKARVTSRPGQSGQVSAVLVGDE, from the coding sequence ATGCAAAACCAGGGCCGCTCCAAGCGCACGAAGACCGGCGCCCGAGTTCGTCCGCACAGCAAGAAGAAGAAGTCCGAACTCGGCCGTCTCCCGACGGAGACGACGGTCGGCGAACCGCGCTTCCGCGTCGTCGACTCCCGCGGCGAGGGCACGAAGGTCCGAGCGCTCTCCACGAACGTCGCGAACGTCTCCGACGGCGAGGAGACGGTTCACGCGACCATCCAGGACGTCACCGAGAACGAAGCGAACCCGAACTACGCTCGCCGTAACATCATCACGAAGGGCGCAGTCATCGTGACGACCGAAGGCAAGGCCCGCGTCACGTCTCGACCCGGCCAGTCCGGCCAGGTCAGCGCTGTCCTCGTCGGCGACGAATAA
- a CDS encoding CDC48 family AAA ATPase encodes MNEVQLEVAKAYPNDSGRGIARLDPDTLLHLKLSPGDIIEIEGAETTAAKVWRADRQDWNTDTVRIDGFTRQNADVGIGERVKIRKAEAEKADRLVLAPPEEASVQFGSDAAGMVKRQILKRPVVSRDIVPVMSSTNHPFMRSPGQAIPLIAVETEPEGVCLVTEDTDVELREEPISGFERTGGGITYEDIGGLQNEIQRVREMVELPMKHPQIFQKLGIEPPQGVLLHGPPGTGKTLLAKAVANETSASFFSIAGPEIISKYYGESEQQLREIFEDAKEDSPSIIFIDELDSIAPKREDVTGEVERRVVAQLLTMMDGLEGRGQVIVIAATNRVDAVDPALRRPGRFDREIEIGVPDEVGREEILKIHTRGMPLSDDVNLGSLADDTHGFVGADIESLTKEAAMRALRRYLPEIDLDEEDIPPSLIDRMIVKRQDFKGALSEVEPSAMREVLVELPKLSWDDVGGLDDAKEKVKESVEWPLNEPQKFTRMGIDPPAGVLLYGPPGTGKTLMAKAVANETNANFISVRGPQLLSKWVGESEKAIRQTFRKARQVAPTVIFFDELDSLAPGRGQDVGNNVSERVVNQLLTELDGLEEMEEVMVVAATNRPDIIDPALIRSGRFDRLVQVGQPEVEGREQILKIHSDDTPLAPDVSLRELAEITDGYVGSDLANISREAAIEALREDDDADEVEMRHFRKAMENVRPTITEDLMDYYDQVEEEFKGSRAPESDQRRGGHIGFQ; translated from the coding sequence ATGAATGAAGTCCAACTCGAGGTCGCGAAAGCGTACCCGAACGATTCGGGGAGAGGAATCGCGCGCCTCGACCCAGACACCCTGTTGCATCTCAAGCTCAGTCCGGGCGACATCATCGAGATCGAGGGGGCCGAGACGACCGCCGCGAAGGTGTGGCGGGCCGACCGGCAGGACTGGAACACGGACACCGTGCGCATCGACGGCTTCACGCGACAGAACGCCGACGTCGGCATCGGCGAGCGCGTGAAGATCCGGAAGGCAGAGGCAGAGAAGGCCGACCGCCTCGTGCTCGCGCCACCAGAGGAGGCGTCCGTCCAGTTCGGCAGCGACGCCGCCGGCATGGTCAAACGCCAGATCCTCAAGCGCCCGGTCGTCTCGCGGGACATCGTGCCCGTCATGTCCTCCACGAACCACCCGTTCATGCGCTCTCCGGGTCAGGCGATCCCACTCATCGCCGTCGAAACCGAACCTGAAGGCGTTTGCCTCGTCACGGAGGACACCGACGTCGAGTTGCGCGAGGAGCCCATCAGCGGGTTCGAGCGCACCGGCGGCGGTATCACGTACGAGGACATCGGCGGGCTCCAGAACGAGATCCAGCGCGTCCGGGAGATGGTCGAACTCCCGATGAAACACCCCCAGATATTCCAGAAACTCGGCATCGAGCCACCCCAGGGGGTGTTGCTCCACGGGCCGCCGGGCACCGGGAAGACGCTGCTCGCGAAGGCCGTCGCCAACGAGACGTCGGCGAGTTTCTTCTCCATCGCGGGCCCGGAGATCATCTCGAAGTACTACGGCGAATCCGAACAGCAACTCCGGGAAATCTTCGAGGACGCCAAGGAGGACTCGCCCTCGATAATCTTCATCGACGAACTCGACTCCATCGCGCCCAAGCGTGAGGACGTCACCGGCGAAGTCGAACGCCGGGTCGTCGCCCAGTTGCTCACGATGATGGACGGCCTGGAGGGCCGCGGTCAGGTCATCGTCATCGCGGCGACGAACCGCGTCGACGCCGTCGACCCCGCGCTCCGCCGGCCCGGCCGGTTCGACCGCGAGATCGAGATCGGCGTGCCCGACGAGGTCGGTCGCGAGGAGATTCTGAAGATCCACACGCGCGGCATGCCGCTCTCTGACGACGTCAACCTCGGGTCGCTGGCGGACGACACCCACGGGTTCGTCGGCGCCGACATCGAGAGCCTCACCAAGGAGGCCGCAATGCGTGCGCTCCGGCGCTACCTCCCCGAGATCGACTTAGACGAGGAGGACATCCCGCCGAGTCTCATCGACCGCATGATCGTCAAGCGCCAGGACTTCAAGGGCGCGCTCAGCGAGGTCGAACCCTCCGCGATGCGGGAGGTCCTCGTCGAACTGCCGAAGCTATCCTGGGACGATGTCGGCGGCCTCGACGACGCCAAGGAGAAGGTCAAGGAGTCCGTCGAGTGGCCGCTCAACGAGCCACAGAAGTTCACGCGCATGGGCATCGACCCGCCGGCCGGCGTGCTCCTCTACGGCCCGCCCGGCACCGGGAAGACGCTCATGGCGAAGGCCGTCGCCAACGAGACGAACGCGAACTTCATCAGCGTCCGCGGCCCCCAGCTCCTCTCGAAGTGGGTGGGCGAATCCGAGAAAGCCATCCGGCAGACCTTCCGGAAAGCCCGGCAGGTCGCGCCGACGGTCATCTTCTTCGACGAACTCGACAGCCTCGCGCCCGGCCGCGGCCAGGACGTCGGCAACAACGTCAGCGAGCGCGTCGTCAACCAGCTTCTCACGGAACTCGACGGCTTAGAGGAGATGGAGGAAGTGATGGTCGTCGCCGCGACCAACCGGCCCGACATCATCGACCCCGCGCTCATCCGCAGCGGTCGCTTCGACCGCCTCGTCCAGGTCGGCCAGCCAGAAGTCGAAGGTCGCGAGCAGATTCTGAAGATTCACAGCGACGACACGCCGCTCGCGCCCGACGTCAGCCTCCGCGAACTCGCCGAGATCACGGACGGCTACGTCGGCAGCGACCTCGCCAACATCTCCCGGGAAGCCGCCATCGAAGCGCTCCGCGAAGACGACGACGCCGACGAAGTCGAGATGCGCCACTTCCGGAAAGCCATGGAGAACGTCCGCCCCACCATCACGGAAGACCTCATGGACTACTACGACCAGGTCGAAGAGGAGTTCAAGGGCAGTCGCGCCCCCGAATCCGACCAGCGCCGCGGCGGCCACATCGGGTTCCAATAG
- a CDS encoding undecaprenyl diphosphate synthase family protein has protein sequence MGLYDYYLAARVRRHVDDAPAHVALVITERDLLEQGAYDTLSSFFELAFDYGAERVTVYVSVLDEAAVPTLERELERVSAPREVAVRGPDDEQRADAPIQVSVGHGGKHEFATAVRRVARAVDAGEMAPEDVDEAAIESELVFPEEPDLVIKTGAERLSDFMIWQSVYSELYFTDVNWRDFRKRDYLRAVLDYENRQRRFGR, from the coding sequence GTGGGACTGTACGACTACTACCTCGCTGCTCGCGTGCGCCGCCACGTCGACGACGCACCAGCGCACGTCGCGCTCGTCATCACGGAGCGCGATCTCCTCGAGCAGGGCGCCTACGACACGCTGTCGTCGTTCTTCGAGTTGGCGTTCGACTACGGCGCCGAGCGCGTCACGGTGTACGTGAGCGTGCTCGACGAGGCCGCCGTCCCGACGCTCGAACGCGAACTCGAGCGCGTCTCCGCGCCCCGCGAGGTCGCGGTGCGCGGGCCGGACGACGAACAGCGCGCCGACGCCCCCATCCAGGTGAGCGTCGGCCACGGCGGCAAACACGAGTTCGCGACCGCCGTCCGGCGGGTCGCGCGCGCCGTCGACGCCGGCGAGATGGCTCCCGAGGACGTCGACGAGGCCGCCATCGAGTCCGAACTGGTGTTTCCGGAGGAACCCGACCTCGTCATCAAGACCGGCGCCGAGCGCCTCTCGGATTTCATGATCTGGCAGTCCGTCTACTCCGAACTCTATTTCACGGACGTGAACTGGCGGGACTTCCGCAAACGGGACTACCTGCGCGCGGTGCTCGACTACGAGAACCGCCAGCGTAGATTTGGTCGTTGA
- a CDS encoding succinylglutamate desuccinylase/aspartoacylase domain-containing protein — MFGERAEVDATVLGDGDPDLAVVGGIHGDEPSGVRAIRHVLDTEPDLERAVKFVVANPPAGVAHRRYLDVDMNRVFPGDPDSPDRERRLAAQLADEIGGSIVLSLHSTHSSTNPIAFVSGKHPDAQAVAARLPVEHVVNHDPVVDGAFTSCKRVVSVEVGRQLTDAATTNATKLVRSFLRMTDALPDEPTTGSPDFHTLTGSVEKPADAEDPQLLVDNFREVSEGTTYATTSDAEFVADDSFYPILMSETGYDHIFGYRGRRAGDSLQEARAAWGTPLAGDE, encoded by the coding sequence GTGTTCGGAGAACGCGCCGAAGTCGACGCGACGGTGCTCGGCGACGGCGACCCCGACCTCGCGGTGGTGGGCGGCATCCACGGCGACGAGCCGAGCGGCGTCCGCGCGATACGACACGTCCTCGACACGGAGCCAGACCTGGAGCGAGCGGTGAAGTTCGTCGTCGCGAACCCGCCCGCGGGGGTCGCCCACCGCCGCTACCTCGACGTGGACATGAACCGCGTGTTCCCCGGCGACCCCGACTCGCCCGACCGGGAGCGCCGCCTGGCCGCCCAACTGGCCGACGAGATCGGCGGCAGCATCGTGCTGTCCCTGCACTCGACGCACTCGTCGACGAACCCGATCGCGTTCGTGTCCGGCAAACACCCGGACGCGCAGGCCGTGGCCGCGCGCCTCCCCGTGGAGCACGTCGTCAACCACGACCCCGTGGTCGACGGCGCGTTCACGTCCTGCAAACGCGTCGTCAGCGTCGAGGTCGGCCGGCAACTCACTGACGCCGCGACCACGAACGCGACGAAACTCGTGCGGTCGTTCCTGCGCATGACGGACGCGCTCCCCGACGAACCGACGACCGGGTCGCCGGACTTCCACACCCTAACCGGGTCCGTCGAGAAACCCGCTGACGCCGAGGACCCGCAGTTGCTCGTCGACAACTTCCGGGAGGTGAGCGAGGGAACGACGTACGCGACCACGTCGGACGCGGAGTTCGTCGCCGACGACTCGTTCTACCCGATTTTGATGTCCGAAACCGGCTACGACCACATCTTCGGCTACCGCGGGCGCCGGGCCGGCGACTCGCTACAGGAGGCCAGAGCGGCGTGGGGGACGCCGCTTGCAGGCGACGAGTGA
- a CDS encoding J domain-containing protein encodes MEPDSSIVWGLTVTFGVLAAVFGVLGVAYSPVAFGVAVPFAAAAGIFYYHASGRLTRRAFRRRRVDREAYEREQRRARQGRQRTEGRTRAGRQRASGRRTAGGRRTTAGQSRGGAARRRPAAEDYRLLGVEPGASDEEVQAAYREKVRELHPDRGGDEEAFSRVNEAYERVKRGT; translated from the coding sequence GTGGAACCGGATTCGAGCATCGTCTGGGGGTTGACCGTTACTTTCGGCGTGCTGGCTGCGGTGTTCGGCGTGCTCGGCGTCGCGTACAGCCCCGTCGCGTTCGGCGTCGCGGTGCCGTTCGCCGCCGCCGCCGGTATCTTCTACTACCACGCCTCGGGACGCCTCACTCGTCGGGCGTTCCGTCGTCGCCGGGTGGACCGCGAGGCGTACGAGCGAGAGCAGAGGCGGGCACGACAGGGCCGCCAGCGAACCGAGGGACGGACGCGAGCAGGTCGACAGCGTGCGAGCGGACGCCGGACGGCGGGCGGGCGCCGAACGACGGCAGGCCAGTCTCGCGGCGGCGCGGCGCGTCGTCGACCCGCGGCGGAGGATTACCGCTTGCTCGGCGTGGAACCGGGCGCGAGCGACGAGGAGGTGCAGGCGGCCTACCGGGAGAAGGTGCGCGAACTGCATCCGGACCGCGGTGGCGACGAGGAGGCGTTCTCGCGCGTGAACGAGGCGTACGAACGAGTGAAACGCGGGACGTGA
- a CDS encoding HAD family hydrolase, which produces MDALYFDLDGTLVAFERSFAEILADAAERADAELTPAEMERYGGALGAALESAEDPYATAARTAELAVDPAAFSDAMHEAEPAATAATPGAFEALDAVAGDHRLGVLTNGHGPMQRAKLDACGLSEYFEVVVASGEVGVGKPDPEIFAAAEERLPAESYTFVADELDRVVRAAVDAGWRGIYLGEEESDDVPRIELLSELPDRFEAYSE; this is translated from the coding sequence ATGGACGCCCTCTACTTCGACCTGGACGGCACGCTCGTGGCGTTCGAGCGGTCGTTCGCGGAGATTCTGGCGGACGCCGCGGAGCGAGCGGACGCCGAGCTAACGCCCGCGGAGATGGAGCGCTACGGGGGTGCGCTCGGCGCGGCCCTGGAGTCCGCCGAGGACCCGTATGCGACTGCGGCGCGGACCGCCGAACTGGCCGTGGACCCGGCGGCGTTCAGCGACGCGATGCACGAGGCCGAACCCGCCGCGACGGCCGCCACTCCCGGCGCGTTCGAGGCGCTGGACGCAGTCGCCGGCGACCACCGACTCGGCGTGCTGACGAACGGCCACGGGCCGATGCAGCGCGCGAAACTCGACGCTTGCGGCCTCTCCGAGTACTTCGAGGTGGTCGTCGCCTCCGGCGAGGTCGGCGTGGGGAAGCCCGACCCCGAGATCTTCGCGGCGGCCGAGGAGCGCCTGCCCGCCGAGTCGTACACGTTCGTCGCTGACGAACTCGACCGGGTCGTCCGTGCGGCTGTCGACGCTGGCTGGCGCGGCATCTATCTCGGTGAGGAGGAATCGGATGACGTGCCGCGAATCGAGTTGCTGTCGGAACTCCCCGACCGATTCGAGGCGTACAGCGAGTGA
- the uppS gene encoding polyprenyl diphosphate synthase: protein MRSWFRATASAAYERLLRREIDGAPAHVAVIQDGNRRYARERGGDATDGYTAGAQTTEDVLDWCSELGVEELTLYAFSTENFDRPEAQREHLFDLLVEKFREFADADRVHEQGVRIRAIGETEMLPERVRDAVADAQRRTAEYDEFTLNIALAYGGRAELLGAARDVAHAVDAGDLDPDDVTVSTVESRFRESSVRDVDLIIRTGGDERTSNFLPWHANGNEAAVFFCTPYWPAFSKVDFLRAVRTYESREASWRQTKARRALALVRALGSEVKEARRVLDRLREHAPDAPELEDSDQRSAD, encoded by the coding sequence ATGCGAAGCTGGTTCCGGGCGACCGCGAGCGCGGCCTACGAGCGACTGCTGCGCCGCGAGATCGACGGTGCGCCCGCCCACGTCGCCGTCATCCAGGACGGAAACCGTCGGTACGCCCGCGAGCGTGGCGGCGACGCGACCGACGGCTACACCGCCGGCGCGCAGACGACAGAGGACGTCCTCGACTGGTGTTCGGAACTCGGCGTCGAGGAACTCACGCTGTACGCGTTCTCGACGGAGAACTTCGACCGGCCGGAGGCCCAGCGCGAACACCTCTTCGACCTGCTGGTCGAGAAGTTCCGGGAGTTCGCGGACGCCGACCGCGTCCACGAGCAGGGCGTCCGCATCCGCGCCATCGGCGAGACCGAGATGCTCCCCGAGCGCGTGCGGGACGCGGTCGCCGACGCCCAGCGCCGCACCGCCGAGTACGACGAGTTCACGCTGAACATCGCGCTCGCATACGGCGGGCGGGCGGAACTGCTCGGTGCCGCGCGCGACGTCGCACACGCCGTCGACGCTGGCGACCTCGACCCCGACGACGTGACGGTTTCGACGGTCGAGTCCCGGTTCCGCGAGAGTTCGGTGCGCGACGTCGACCTCATCATCCGCACCGGCGGCGACGAGCGCACGTCGAATTTCCTGCCGTGGCACGCCAACGGGAACGAGGCCGCCGTGTTCTTCTGTACGCCGTACTGGCCGGCGTTCTCGAAGGTCGATTTCCTGCGCGCCGTCCGCACCTACGAGTCCAGGGAGGCCTCGTGGCGGCAGACGAAGGCCAGGCGGGCGCTCGCGCTCGTTCGCGCGCTCGGCAGCGAGGTCAAGGAGGCGCGGCGCGTGCTCGACCGACTCCGCGAGCACGCCCCGGACGCCCCCGAACTCGAGGACAGTGACCAGCGGTCGGCGGACTGA